Proteins encoded by one window of Gemmatimonadaceae bacterium:
- a CDS encoding 2-oxo acid dehydrogenase subunit E2, whose protein sequence is MATKVFMEALSPTMEEGRLVKWLRNEGDAVKNGETLAEVETDKAIMELVARGDGILRKRLIAEGATTPVGALIGIIAAADENIDALLGGAPAAPASTAAVPAAPPAAAPPAAAPAAPPAAPPAAPSAAASPSPAPAPAAPSAATPIPADDARQRSSPLARRLAADRGIALGAVHGSGPGGRIIKRDVEAAATGTATGAPSGASAAPSAAAAPRSPSLVPTGDAFRDVALTQIRKTIARRLAESIGPVPTFYLTAEFDMERVAEMRGAMAELGDGYKVSFNDIVLKAVATALAQHPECNAHWLGDSIRYWNRVHIGMAVAIDDGLITPVIFDAHTKGLAQIAAESRDLAKRARERKLKPDEYSGSTFSVSNLGMFGIDQFTAIINPPEAGIVAIGGIESKPVVVGGEIQVRRRMRVTMSCDHRVIDGASGAKFLQTLRRLIENPLLLVY, encoded by the coding sequence ATGGCAACCAAGGTCTTCATGGAGGCGCTCTCCCCAACGATGGAGGAAGGGCGCCTGGTCAAGTGGCTCCGGAACGAAGGCGACGCCGTCAAGAACGGTGAGACGCTCGCCGAGGTCGAGACGGACAAGGCGATCATGGAACTCGTCGCCCGCGGCGACGGGATCCTGCGCAAGCGCCTCATCGCCGAAGGGGCCACCACGCCCGTCGGCGCGCTGATCGGCATCATTGCAGCTGCCGACGAGAACATCGACGCCCTGCTCGGCGGCGCCCCCGCCGCGCCGGCGAGCACCGCCGCCGTTCCGGCGGCGCCCCCGGCAGCTGCACCGCCGGCCGCCGCGCCAGCCGCTCCGCCAGCCGCTCCGCCAGCTGCACCTTCCGCGGCAGCGTCGCCATCGCCGGCCCCGGCTCCGGCAGCGCCCAGCGCCGCCACTCCCATCCCCGCCGACGACGCCCGCCAGCGCTCCTCCCCCCTCGCCCGCCGCCTCGCCGCCGACCGCGGCATCGCGTTAGGCGCGGTCCACGGCTCCGGCCCCGGCGGCCGCATCATCAAGCGCGACGTCGAGGCCGCGGCAACCGGCACGGCAACCGGCGCGCCCAGTGGCGCGTCGGCGGCGCCGTCCGCCGCTGCCGCCCCCCGCTCCCCGTCGCTCGTCCCGACCGGCGACGCGTTCCGCGACGTCGCGTTGACGCAGATCCGCAAGACGATCGCCCGCCGACTCGCCGAGTCCATCGGCCCGGTGCCGACGTTCTACCTCACCGCCGAGTTCGACATGGAACGCGTCGCCGAGATGCGCGGCGCGATGGCGGAGCTGGGCGATGGCTACAAGGTCTCCTTCAACGACATCGTCCTCAAGGCGGTCGCCACGGCGCTGGCACAACATCCGGAATGCAACGCCCACTGGCTCGGCGACTCCATCCGCTACTGGAATCGCGTCCACATCGGGATGGCCGTCGCCATCGACGACGGACTCATCACCCCGGTGATCTTCGACGCCCACACCAAGGGGCTGGCGCAGATCGCCGCCGAGTCGCGCGACCTCGCCAAGCGCGCCCGCGAACGAAAGCTCAAGCCCGATGAATACAGCGGCTCGACCTTCTCCGTCTCCAACCTCGGGATGTTCGGGATCGACCAGTTCACCGCGATCATCAATCCCCCCGAAGCGGGGATCGTCGCCATCGGCGGGATCGAGTCGAAGCCGGTGGTCGTGGGCGGCGAGATCCAGGTGCGCCGACGCATGCGCGTGACGATGAGCTGCGACCACCGCGTCATCGACGGTGCCTCCGGCGCCAAGTTCCTCCAGACGCTGCGGCGCCTGATCGAGAACCCGCTCCTTCTGGTGTACTGA